From one Lolium rigidum isolate FL_2022 chromosome 4, APGP_CSIRO_Lrig_0.1, whole genome shotgun sequence genomic stretch:
- the LOC124706571 gene encoding GDSL esterase/lipase At1g54790-like, which produces MLPPYGSTFFGGPAGRFSEGRLILDFLMDAMDMPFLNSYLDSVGAPNFRAGVNFAQAGCSITPATATSVSPFSFGLQIKQFFAFKEKVTRLLSKGDRYRHFIPQLDYFSKGLYMFDIGQNDLAGAFYSKTEDQVIASIPTILLEFESGLKTLYEQGARKFWIHNTGPLGCLPQNIDLWGKDPSQLDEHHCVAKHNRAAKIFNLQLHALCTKLRGQFAGSDITYVDIYSVKYSLVANYSRYGFESPTEACCGYGGPPLNYDGRVPCGQTKSVNGNLVTAKGCSDSTEYVNWDGIHYTEAANFHVTSQILTGRYSDPPFSEKMPFLLKPRF; this is translated from the exons ATGCTCCCGCCCTACGGCTCCACCTTCTTCGGCGGCCCCGCCGGCCGCTTCTCCGAAGGCCGCCTCATCCTCGACTTCCTCA TGGATGCGATGGATATGCCGTTCCTCAATTCATACTTGGATTCTGTTGGTGCACCTAACTTTCGGGCTGGTGTTAACTTTGCTCAAGCTGGTTGTTCGATTACTCCAGCAACTGCAACATCTGTCAGCCCGTTTTCCTTTGGTCTTCAGATTAAGCAATTCTTTGCATTCAAGGAAAAAGTCACTAGGCTGCTCTCTAAAG GAGATAGGTACAGGCATTTTATTCCTCAGTTGGATTACTTTTCGAAGGGACTCTATATGTTTGATATAGGTCAAAATGACCTTGCTGGTGCATTTTATTCAAAAACAGAGGACCAAGTCATTGCATCCATTCCGACTATTTTGTTGGAATTTGAATCTGGGCTCAAG ACACTATACGAGCAAGGTGCCAGGAAATTCTGGATTCACAACACCGGACCTCTTGGCTGCTTACCTCAaaacatagatctttggggcaaaGATCCATCACAACTGGATGAACATCATTGTGTGGCAAAGCACAATCGTGCTGCAAAGATTTTCAATTTACAGCTGCATGCACTTTGCACAAAGCTGAGAGGTCAATTTGCCGGAAGTGATATTACTTACGTCGATATCTACTCCGTCAAATACAGCCTGGTCGCCAATTACTCTAGATATG GGTTCGAGAGTCCCACCGAAGCTTGCTGCGGATATGGAGGGCCACCCCTGAACTACGATGGTAGAGTACCGTGTGGACAGACGAAATCCGTGAATGGTAATCTTGTAACTGCAAAAGGATGCAGTGATAGTACTGAATACGTCAACTGGGATGGAATACACTACACGGAAGCTGCAAATTTCCACGTTACATCGCAGATTCTTACTGGAAGATACTCTGATCCTCCGTTCTCCGAGAAGATGCCGTTCCTCTTAAAACCGAGATTCTAA
- the LOC124706570 gene encoding UPF0603 protein OsI_019212, chloroplastic-like: protein METLLSPSALLTPLRVSKKPPPAAVSCKSTVSCSLKKQTPGGVAWRGDGDNGSWASFLHHGLAAAALSLALTLSPAPAPAVASEYDVLNDGPPADTYVVDDAGVLSRVTKSDVKRLARDLEARKNIRINFVTVRKLTSKADAFEYADQVLEKWYPTVEDGSNKGIVVLVTSQKEGAITGGPDFVKAVGDAILDAAVSENLPVLATDEKYNEAIYSTAQRLVAAIDGLPDPGGPAFQESKRESNYKSKQETEEKRGQFTLVVGGLLVIAFVVPMAQYYAYISKK, encoded by the exons ATGGAGACCCTCCTCTCCCCGTCCGCATTGCTCACCCCTCTCCGCGTCTCCAAGAAGCCACCTCCCGCCGCCGTCTCGTGCAAGTCCACCGTCTCTTGCTCGCTCAAGAAGCAGACACCGGGGGGCGTCGCCTGGCGTGGGGACGGcgacaacggaagctgggcgtcgTTCTTGCACCACGGCCTTGCCGCGGCGGCGCTGTCCCTGGCCCTCACCCTATCgccggcgcccgcgcccgcggtgGCTTCGGAGTACGACGTGCTGAACGACGGGCCGCCGGCGGACACGTACGTGGTGGACGACGCTGGCGTGCTGAGCCGCGTGACCAAGTCCGACGTGAAGCggctcgcccgcgacctcgaggcCCGCAAGAACATCCGGATCAACTTCGTCACCGTCCGCAAGCTCACG AGCAAAGCTGACGCGTTCGAGTACGCGGACCAAGTGCTGGAGAAGTGGTACCCGACGGTGGAGGACGGCAGCAACAAGGGCATCGTCGTGCTCGTCACCAGCCAGAAGGAGGGCGCCATCACCGGCGGCCCGGACTTCGTGAAGGCGGTCGGCGACGCCATCCTCGACGCCGCCGTCTCCGAGAACCTGCCAG TGCTGGCGACGGACGAGAAGTACAACGAGGCGATCTACTCGACGGCGCAGCGGCTGGTAGCGGCGATCGACGGGCTGCCGGACCCCGGTGGGCCGGCGTTCCAGGAGAGCAAGCGGGAGTCCAACTACAAGAGCAAGCAGGAGACGGAGGAGAAGCGCGGCCAGTTCACGCTCGTCGTCGGCGGCCTGCTCGTCATCGCATTCGTCGTGCCTATGGCGCAGTACTACGCATACATCTCCAAGAAGTGA